The proteins below come from a single Sorghum bicolor cultivar BTx623 chromosome 4, Sorghum_bicolor_NCBIv3, whole genome shotgun sequence genomic window:
- the LOC8073183 gene encoding ubiquitin carboxyl-terminal hydrolase 20, whose protein sequence is MAEQDGAAGQSPPDSVPGGAAENGDQNTKQHQPFFSMCQPLRTVSYSNSWDGVCAPAANENNHTSGLNSMADEHTITASTPLGSKQPQSEGISGTSYREDNSCSPHSINKEVSLVQDVMEMEQSMDGVDVPHGGTSEQPEPLATEQPDSFDEIDIWGAQDNQQVLPLNSKQWNSNIGETCDAEDMHIPLSVSYRRQPKSVGAGLSNMGNTCFLNATLQCITHTVPLFRKLHSTDHFTPCSYNKDGFCSFCALKEHADESIRRSGSVIAPTKFRDSLRKLSSDFRPGQQEDAHEFLRCLLDNLHKCTLDPKSKGKDSSFDEESIVKEIFGGQLRSHLSCCECGHSSETFEPFLDLSLEIDQVDHLVDALQSFTKVEHIGDSENKLTCESCNAQVCKNKQLTLHRAPDVIAFHLKRFTTLDNSVEKIDKHVVYPLEVDLKPFYSNPDAAGELKYDLYGVVEHSGLPNYGHYVCAIRSSPSTWYLMNDSNVDSITDSSALNQEAYILFYVRQGKFPWFSSLLEGKDALQVENTRGTSPVSVLENIDANCSNSSGGGSSSSSGDKLEKNEASQLEETEKDEMSRYKTPFLPEKPSKRSPLGASNSNNKIDENKPSRASLQNDAARCLRSLETTNLDKPSTPRCSKRLALSSDNESSVFEFEDFDEEVETLHPNMKLQPKVKKAKAASASKAVKGPCIDQNALHLMRGMTSTRRKDLMECIKQQNAKHESRRCPASDPLDKKKRKVVLQY, encoded by the exons ATGGCGGAGCAGGACGGCGCCGCGGGGCAGAGCCCGCCCGACTCCGTTCCG GGTGGTGCTGCTGAAAATGGGGATCAGAATACTAAGCAGCATCAGCCATTTTTCTCGATGTGCCAGCCACTTCGCACTGTT AGCTACTCGAATTCGTGGGATGGGGTTTGTGCTCCTGCTGCTAATGAAAATAACCACACT AGTGGCTTGAACTCAATGGCGGATGAACACACCATAACTGCATCTACTCCCCTTGGAAGCAAGCAACCTCAATCTGAG GGCATATCTGGTACATCGTACAGGGAAGACAATTCATGTTCACCACATTCAATTAATAAGGAAGTCAGTTTGGTGCAAGATGTCATGGAAATGGAACAATCAATG GATGGAGTTGATGTGCCACATGGAGGAACAAGTGAGCAGCCAGAGCCCCTTGCCACAGAGCAGCCTGATTCATTT GATGAAATAGACATATGGGGTGCCCAAGATAATCAGCAAGTGTTGCCCCTTAACAGCAAGCAATGGAACTCTAAT ATTGGTGAAACTTGTGATGCTGAAGATATGCATATTCCTTTGTCCGTTTCTTATAGAAGGCAACCTAAATCTGTG GGAGCTGGTCTTAGCAATATGGGGAACACATGCTTCCTAAATGCAACTCTTCAGTGTATCACTCACACTGTACCGCTTTTTCGCAAGCTTCACTCAACTGATCATTTCACTCCATGCTCAT ATAATAAGGATGGGTTCTGTTCTTTCTGTGCCCTTAAAGAACATGCTGATGAATCAATTCGAAGGTCTGGATCTGTTATAGCGCCAACAAAGTTCAGAGATAGTTTAAGAA AGTTATCTTCGGATTTTAGACCAGGACAGCAAGAAGATGCACACGAATTCCTACGTTGCTTGCTTGATAACTTGCATAAGTGTACTCTTGATCCCAAGTCAAAGGGCAAGGACTCATCCTTTGACGAAGAAAGTATAGTTAAGGAGATTTTTGGAGGACAACTAAGAAGCCAT TTATCTTGCTGCGAGTGTGGTCACAGCTCAGAGACATTTGAGCCCTTCCTGGATCTAAGCTTGGAGATTGATCAGGTCGATCACCTGGTAGATGCTTTGCAATCTTTTACCAAGGTAGAGCATATTGGGGACTCTGAAAACAAGCTCACTTGTGAAAGTTGCAATGCTCAAGTTTGTAAGAACAAGCAGCTTACACTTCATAGAGCACCGGATGTTATTGCATTTCATCTCAAGCGTTTTACAACCCTTGACAATTCCGTTGAGAAGATTGACAAACATGTGGTGTACCCTCTGGAGGTTGATTTGAAGCCGTTCTACAGCAACCCAGATGCTGCG GGGGAGCTGAAATATGATCTTTATGGTGTTGTTGAGCATTCTGGATTACCCAACTATGGCCATTATGTCTGTGCCATTCGTTCTTCACCAAGCACATGGTACTTGATGAATGACTCAAAT GTTGATTCTATTACTGATTCAAGTGCACTAAACCAAGAAGCATATATTCTATTCTATGTTAGGCAGGGCAAATTTCCATGGTTCTCGAGTTTGTTAGAAGGCAAGGATGCCCTACAAGTTGAGAATACCCGTGGCACATCTCCTGTGTCAGTTTTGGAAAATATAGATGCAAACTGTTCAAATTCTTCTGGAGGAGGCAGTAGCAGTAGTTCTGGTGACAAGTTGGAGAAAAATGAAGCCAGCCAATTAGAGGAGACAGAGAAAGATGAAATGAGTCGGTACAAAACACCATTCCTTCCTGAGAAACCATCTAAGAGAAGTCCACTTGGTGCTTCCAACAGCAATAAtaaaatagatgaaaataagCCATCCAGGGCTTCTCTCCAAAATGATGCGGCTAGATGTCTCCGCAGTCTAGAAACTACCAATCTGGATAAGCCCTCTACTCCACGGTGCTCCAAACGACTGGCACTGTCCTCTGATAATGAGTCTAGCGTGTTTGAGTTTGAGGACTTTG ATGAGGAAGTGGAGACTTTACATCCAAACATGAAATTGCAACCGAAGGTGAAGAAAGCTAAGGCTGCATCTGCATCTAAAGCTGTGAAGGGTCCGTGTATTGATCAGAATGCATTACATTTGATGAGGGGCATGACATCCACACGAAGAAAAGATCTAATGGAGTGCATAAAACAGCAAAATGCAAAGCACGAGTCTCGCAGATGCCCTGCAAGTGACCCTCTggacaaaaagaaaagaaaggtggTTCTTCAGTACTAG
- the LOC8073184 gene encoding uncharacterized protein LOC8073184 — protein MDGASKEPLRKDYYKVLEVDYDASDDTIKLSYRRLALMWHPDKHKGDNDVTAKFQEINEAYKVLSDPAKRLEYDVSGCYEIDQYTLREYLAKFKGMILTCNGLGIDHPSSKWARHLRELKPH, from the exons ATGGACGGAGCAAGCAAGGAGCCTCTCCGCAAG gACTACTACAAAGTTCTGGAGGTTGATTATGACGCTTCTGATGACACCATCAAGTTGAGTTATAGAAGATTAGCTTTG ATGTGGCATCCAGACAAGCATAAGGGTGATAATGATGTCACAGCTAAATTTCAGGAGATTAATGAAGCATACAAGG TTTTAAGTGACCCAGCTAAGCGACTAGAATACGATGTTTCTGGTTGTTATGAGATTGATCAATATACTTTGCGT GAGTACCTTGCAAAATTTAAGGGTATGATACTTACCTGTAATGGCCTTGGCATAGATCATCCTTCTAGTAAATG GGCCCGACATTTGAGGGAACTGAAGCCCCATTGA
- the LOC8073893 gene encoding uncharacterized protein LOC8073893 — translation MKAEKAAVAPAGAGGDEWRCRKHPAARSGGGVCPYCLRDRLLRLCPNCAHVRPCACAASPSSSSTSASGDAVGRVHSLIEREHRIARSRSVATGSSAVFAAAVAAPSAVASGRRKARVWGWPPFWKPAAREGGAELELEVEDEDEGLGLPRSSSVSATAVEAKTAAAARAARARWGWHFPSPLKAFRHRRSSASVAGRP, via the coding sequence ATGAAGGCGGAGAAGGCAGCGGTGGCcccggccggcgccggcggcgacgaATGGAGGTGCCGGAAGCACCCTGCCGCGAGATCCGGCGGCGGGGTGTGCCCGTACTGCCTGCGGGACCGCCTCCTCCGGCTCTGCCCCAACTGCGCGCACGTGCGGCCCTGCGCCTGCGCCGCGTCCCCGTCGTCGTCCTCCACCTCGGCCTCCGGCGACGCGGTCGGCCGCGTCCACAGCCTCATCGAGCGGGAGCACCGGATCGCGCGCTCCAGGTCCGTGGCCACGGGCTCCTCCGCCGTCTTCGCCGCCGCGGTCGCCGCGCCCTCCGCTGTGGCCTCGGGCAGGCGGAAGGCCCGGGTCTGGGGTTGGCCGCCGTTCTGGAAGCCCGCGGCGCGGGAGGGGGGCGCGGAGCTGGAGCTGGAggtggaggacgaggacgaggggCTGGGGCTGCCGCGCTCCAGCTCCGTGTCCGCCACGGCGGTGGAGGCGAAGACCGCGGCCGCGGCTAGGGCCGCGCGGGCGCGGTGGGGGTGGCACTTCCCGAGCCCACTCAAGGCGTTCCGGCACCGCAGGTCGTCGGCGAGCGTGGCGGGGCGGCCGTGA